The following proteins are encoded in a genomic region of Magnolia sinica isolate HGM2019 chromosome 1, MsV1, whole genome shotgun sequence:
- the LOC131238044 gene encoding sulfite exporter TauE/SafE family protein 5-like isoform X2, whose protein sequence is MKGQVFNKWTWRCGVAYWRSESVQVKGDGFCKTGNRVLRDDGLDGGDGGNGVNEPLLGGGRERCLEIPWKKLGLLVMVWVCFFALHVVRGDRDGQGEIKIKPCGAGYWIISSLQIPLASAFTAFVLYQKDGSQYQTPNQQAMVAAPARIELQSNLIFPLMALLSGILGGLFGIGGGMLINPILLQMGIPPQITAATSSFMVLFSSSMSSVQYLMLGMKHVDHALIFAFGCFIASLLGLAIVQRAIVKYRRASLIVFSVGTVMAVSTVLITSFGVFDVWREYESGQYMGFRLPC, encoded by the exons ATGAAAGGCCAGGTGTTCAACAAATGG ACATGGAGATGTGGGGTTGCGTATTGGAGATCTGAGTCAGTTCAGGTGAAGGGAGATGGATTTTGTAAGACGGGAAATAGGGTTTTGAGGGATGATGGTTTGGACGGTGGTGATGGTGGGAATGGTGTGAACGAGCCTCTTTTGGGTGGGGGCAGGGAAAGGTGTTTGGAAATTCCGTGGAAGAAATTGGGTCTTTTGGTAATGGTTTGGGTGTGTTTCTTTGCTTTGCATGTTGTTCGAGGAGATAGAGATGGACAG ggtgaaataaaaataaagccaTGTGGAGCTGGATACTGGATCATCTCTTCACTTCAGATTCCTCTGGCCAGTGCTTTTACAGCTTTTGTTCTGTATCAGAAAGATGGCTCACAATATCAAACTCCCAATCAACAG GCTATGGTGGCTGCACCAGCTAGAATTGAACTACAGTCGAACCTTATTTTCCCGCTAATGGCACTCCTATCGGGGATTCTAGGTGGGCTTTTTGGCATTGGAGGAGGAATGCTTATAAACCCAATTCTTCTTCAGATGGGTATACCACCACAG ATCACAGCAGCCACTTCCTCTTTCATGGTGTTGTTCTCTTCCTCAATGTCGTCAGTCCAGTACTTAATGTTGGGCATGAAGCACGTAGACCATGCGCTGATTTTTGCCTTCGGATGTTTCATCGCTTCACTGCTTGGGTTGGCCATAGTACAAAGGGCGATCGTGAAATACCGACGGGCCTCTCTGATTGTGTTCTCTGTCGGCACGGTAATGGCAGTGAGCACAGTTCTGATTACTAGCTTTGGAGTGTTTGATGTTTGGAGGGAGTATGAAAGTGGGCAATATATGGGGTTCAGGTTGCCCTGTTGA
- the LOC131238044 gene encoding sulfite exporter TauE/SafE family protein 5-like isoform X1: MKGQVFNKWVCFLLTIVTIFHHSHGSKEVVQPISHSHLLKPFIIQLSQWKRHQIQFQQGQLQINLHTILAGLFCFVAASISSAGGLGGGGIFLPILNIVAGLDLRTSTTFTAFMVTGGSVANVICHLLCHKTPMLGCSKPLIDYDIALLSEPCMLLGVSVGVICNTIFPDWLITLLFVVFLAYSTFKTWRCGVAYWRSESVQVKGDGFCKTGNRVLRDDGLDGGDGGNGVNEPLLGGGRERCLEIPWKKLGLLVMVWVCFFALHVVRGDRDGQGEIKIKPCGAGYWIISSLQIPLASAFTAFVLYQKDGSQYQTPNQQAMVAAPARIELQSNLIFPLMALLSGILGGLFGIGGGMLINPILLQMGIPPQITAATSSFMVLFSSSMSSVQYLMLGMKHVDHALIFAFGCFIASLLGLAIVQRAIVKYRRASLIVFSVGTVMAVSTVLITSFGVFDVWREYESGQYMGFRLPC; encoded by the exons ATGAAAGGCCAGGTGTTCAACAAATGGGTATGTTTCCTTCTGACAATAGTCACCATCTTCCATCATTCCCATGGATCAAAAGAAGTAGTCCAGCCCATCTCACATTCCCATCTCCTAAAGCCTTTTATCATCCAGCTTTCCCAATGGAAGAGACATCAAATCCAATTCCAACAAGGACAGCTCCAAATAAACCTCCATACTATCTTAGCAGGACTCTTCTGTTTTGTTGCTGCCTCTATTTCCAGTGCAGGTGGGCTTGGTGGAGGTGGGATTTTCCTACCCATACTAAATATAGTAGCAGGCCTAGACCTCAGAACATCTACAACTTTCACAGCCTTCATGGTCACAGGAGGGTCAGTAGCTAATGTCATATGCCACCTGTTATGTCACAAAACTCCCATGTTAGGCTGTAGCAAACCCTTGATTGACTATGATATAGCACTTTTATCAGAGCCATGCATGTTGCTGGGAGTGAGTGTTGGTGTGATTTGCAACACCATTTTTCCTGACTGGTTGATTACACTGCTCTTTGTTGTTTTTCTTGCATACTCTACATTCAAGACATGGAGATGTGGGGTTGCGTATTGGAGATCTGAGTCAGTTCAGGTGAAGGGAGATGGATTTTGTAAGACGGGAAATAGGGTTTTGAGGGATGATGGTTTGGACGGTGGTGATGGTGGGAATGGTGTGAACGAGCCTCTTTTGGGTGGGGGCAGGGAAAGGTGTTTGGAAATTCCGTGGAAGAAATTGGGTCTTTTGGTAATGGTTTGGGTGTGTTTCTTTGCTTTGCATGTTGTTCGAGGAGATAGAGATGGACAG ggtgaaataaaaataaagccaTGTGGAGCTGGATACTGGATCATCTCTTCACTTCAGATTCCTCTGGCCAGTGCTTTTACAGCTTTTGTTCTGTATCAGAAAGATGGCTCACAATATCAAACTCCCAATCAACAG GCTATGGTGGCTGCACCAGCTAGAATTGAACTACAGTCGAACCTTATTTTCCCGCTAATGGCACTCCTATCGGGGATTCTAGGTGGGCTTTTTGGCATTGGAGGAGGAATGCTTATAAACCCAATTCTTCTTCAGATGGGTATACCACCACAG ATCACAGCAGCCACTTCCTCTTTCATGGTGTTGTTCTCTTCCTCAATGTCGTCAGTCCAGTACTTAATGTTGGGCATGAAGCACGTAGACCATGCGCTGATTTTTGCCTTCGGATGTTTCATCGCTTCACTGCTTGGGTTGGCCATAGTACAAAGGGCGATCGTGAAATACCGACGGGCCTCTCTGATTGTGTTCTCTGTCGGCACGGTAATGGCAGTGAGCACAGTTCTGATTACTAGCTTTGGAGTGTTTGATGTTTGGAGGGAGTATGAAAGTGGGCAATATATGGGGTTCAGGTTGCCCTGTTGA